In Passer domesticus isolate bPasDom1 chromosome 1, bPasDom1.hap1, whole genome shotgun sequence, one DNA window encodes the following:
- the CMTM8 gene encoding CKLF-like MARVEL transmembrane domain-containing protein 8, protein MEPPVPPQEQPPRPRSHTVTTTSSSFTANLSASSSTLAYDREFLRTVPGLLMVTEIVLGLLVWTLIAGTEYFLYPAFGWVMFVAVFYWVLTVFFLIIYMTMTYTRIPQVPWTMVGLCFNGSAFILYLIAAIVDASSVTKDLDSHNYNSWAASSFFAFVVTSCYAGNTYFSFISWRSRTLQ, encoded by the exons ATGGAGCCGCCCGTGCCGCCTCAGGAGCAGCCGCCGCGCCCGCGCTCGCACACGGTCACtaccaccagcagctccttcaccGCCAACCTGTCGGCCAGCTCCAGCACCCTCGCCTACGACAGGGAGTTCCTGCGCACCGTGCCCGGGCTCCTCATGGTCACCGAGATT GTGTTGGGGCTGCTGGTGTGGACCCTGATTGCTGGAACAGAATACTTTCTCTATCCAGCCTTCGGCTGGGTGATGTTTGTAGCTGTGTTTTACTGGGTTCTCACCGTCTTCTTTCTGATCATCTACATGACAATGACCTACACCAGGATCCCGCAGGTGCCATGGACCATGGTG GGTCTGTGTTTTAATGGGAGTGCCTTTATTTTGTATCTCATTGCTGCCATTGTAGATGCATCTTCAGTTACCAAAGATCTGGACAGCCACAATTACAACAGCTGGGCAGCTTCTTCA TTCTTTGCCTTCGTGGTTACCTCCTGCTATGCtggaaatacatattttagCTTTATATCCTGGCGATCACGAACTTTGCAGTAA